A window from Betta splendens chromosome 1, fBetSpl5.4, whole genome shotgun sequence encodes these proteins:
- the cd7al gene encoding cd7 antigen-like yields MMTRTQWPFLWTLLLVPGFVLGEIAFLERHEGESVVLPCAVEPGAQAPYGAYLKRGWLRRGDVLYMYTATAATVFDDADSNRTAVSGDPADHALNVTVSRLRPSDTDRYRCEFLVNNPSSEDLRVPGKTEFFLLVHAAPAPAVIELVQTCAGGSAVLPCVPPRGQRSAAEAVTLRRQRAREPVELLYTSSHQHHGSSSASPGARFPAENVRLSLTPRPGGFAYNVTLRRLQPDDSALYSCQLHAHGGPDGGAGLGGRAFFVSVQGEACGCSGHSTLTYALFSAVAVLLLLLLLLGLLVVFKRRKTRRGSKSRPPAPIYEEMTGVQPLRGKRAPGRLDETDASEYRNCSLKKPCPENYYERPSGALSPRTEAQK; encoded by the exons ATGATGACCCGGACCCAGTGGCCTTTTCTGTGGACTCTGCTCCTGGTTCCAGGGTTTG TTCTCGGTGAAATTGCGTTCCTGGAGCGGCACGAGGGCGAGTCCGTGGTTCTGCCGTGCGCGGTCGAACCGGGGGCGCAGGCGCCCTACGGCGCGTacctgaagcgcggctggctgcgCCGCGGCGACGTGCTCTACATGTACACCGCCACCGCGGCCACGGTGTTCGACGACGCCGACAGCAACCGCACCGCCGTGAGCGGGGACCCCGCCGACCACGCGCTCAACGTGACCGTCTCCCGGCTGAGGCCCAGCGACACGGACCGGTACCGCTGCGAGTTTCTGGTGAACAACCCGTCCTCCGAGGACCTACGGGTGCCGGGGAAGACCGAGTTCTTCCTGCTGGTTCACGCAG CCCCGGCGCCTGCGGTCATAGAGCTGGTTCAGACGTGTGCGGGGGGCTCGGCCGTGCTGCCCTGTGTCCCCCCGCGAGGGCAGCGCTCGGCCGCGGAGGCGGTGACCCTGAGGCGGCAGAGGGCGCGTGAGCCCGTGGAGCTCCTGTACACCTCCAGCCACCAGCACCACGGCAGCAGCTCCGCCTCCCCCGGCGCCCGGTTCCCGGCGGAGAACGTGCGCCTGTCGCTGACGCCGCGCCCCGGCGGCTTCGCCTACAACGTCAccctgcggcggctgcagccggaCGACAGCGCCCTGTACAGCTGCCAGCTGCACGCGCACGGCGGGCCCGACGGAGGCGCCGGTCTGGGGGGACGCGCGTTCTTTGTTTCCGTGCAAG GCGAAGCGTGCGGCTGCTCCGGCCACTCCACGCTGACCTACGCCCTCTTCTCGGCCGtggccgtcctcctcctgctcctgctcctgctcggGCTCCTGGTGGTTTTCAAA CGGAGGAAGACGCGCCGCGGCAGCAAGTCGCGCCCTCCCGCCCCCATCTACGAGGAGATGACGGGGGTGCAGCCCCTCCGGGGCAAGCGCGCGCCCGGCCGCCTGGACGAAACGGACGCCTCAGAGTACAGGAACTGCAGCCTGAAGAAACCCTGCCCCGAAAACTATTACGAGAGGCCGAGTGGAGCCCTGAGCCCCCGCACCGAGGCCCAGAAGTAA